One window of Dermacentor albipictus isolate Rhodes 1998 colony chromosome 9, USDA_Dalb.pri_finalv2, whole genome shotgun sequence genomic DNA carries:
- the LOC135914990 gene encoding uncharacterized protein, which yields MRSQGAVVAANSGRGDRIDGMDTEGYEVVLPTLPSGRSVLNTLFLHADVRSRPYRVEHFRDTLARLGLLPEVVALGAYQMSHVWAVTFKSTEGIKKALACGEMKVKGQRCLVIDPANQDVRLKLHWLLFNVADDDVRVALAPFGKVTEVSKEKWRVQGIQDKGSTTRLVRLKLHNGIKVDDLPHQLRVAGDMALLVAPGRAPLCLRCHSKGHIRRECRVPRCTHCRRFGHEESQCVKTYASISGPVGREDTAELVMDEADAEEAASEATSKLEELDAATLTPPDMPQDASVNKESPKLTDAAGDATGVVKAQDASTPSKSPEEPAVMEVSEGTSGASVSKRGHDATLDEHEALAARISEGPPPKAASIRRSTLRARPNIPPDRRAAETPPT from the coding sequence ATGCGCTCCCAAGGAGCGGTGGTTGCGGCTAACAGCGGCCGCGGTGACAGGATCGACGGAATGGATACCGAGGGATACGAAGTGGTTTTGCCTACTCTGCCATCAGGTCGTAGTGTTTTGAATACTTTATTTTTGCACGCGGATGTCCGGTCGAGGCCTTACCGAGTCGAACATTTCCGGGACACGTTGGCGCGTCTTGGTTTGCTCCCCGAAGTGGTAGCGCTGGGGGCATATCAGATGAGCCACGTATGGGCTGTGACTTTCAAGAGTACGGAAGGGATAAAGAAAGCTTTGGCATGCGGCGAAATGAAGGTGAAGGGCCAACGTTGTTTGGTTATTGATCCGGCTAACCAGGATGTGCGTCTGAAGCTTCACTGGCTTCTTTTCAATGTGGCTGACGATGATGTGCGTGTAGCGCTTGCTCCGTTCGGAAAGGTGACCGAGGTCTCGAAGGAAAAGTGGAGAGTTCAAGGTATCCAAGACAAGGGGTCGACGACACGCCTCGTGCGCCTCAAGCTCCATAACGGCATTAAGGTTGATGACCTTCCACACCAGCTTCGCGTAGCCGGTGACATGGCCCTTCTAGTCGCTCCCGGTAGAGCGCCACTGTGCCTGCGGTGTCACAGTAAGGGCCATATCAGACGAGAATGCCGAGTTCCTCGCTGCACGCACTGCCGTCGTTTTGGACACGAAGAATCTCAGTGCGTGAAGACGTACGCAAGTATTTCGGGGCCGGTTGGTAGAGAAGACACTGCGGAACTCGTCATGGACGAGGCTGACGCTGAAGAAGCCGCAAGCGAAGCAACGTCGAAGCTCGAGGAACTTGATGCGGCAACGTTAACCCCGCCCGACATGCCCCAAGACGCGAGTGTTAACAAGGAAAGCCCAAAGCTGACCGACGCAGCTGGCGACGCCACCGGCGTCGTGAAAGCGCAGGATGCCTCAACGCCGTCGAAATCACCTGAGGAGCCAGCAGTCATGGAAGTAAGCGAGGGAACAAGCGGAGCCTCAGTCTCCAAGCGCGGCCACGACGCTACGCTGGACGAGCATGAGGCCCTGGCTGCAAGGATCTCGGAAGGACCACCGCCAAAGGCGGCGAGCATTCGGCGGTCAACGCTGAGGGCGCGTCCGAACATACCTCCGGACCGGAGGGCGGCGGAGACGCCGCCGACGTAG
- the LOC139050144 gene encoding uncharacterized protein — translation MTGSAINFDKSLGVWIGNWEDHPSTFANIRWTVTPAKYLGVPLEHYRDAVDYWNAETERVREGTLKWGGRNFSMFARATVCNLFAVAKIFYVLQALCMSRANIQRLHRVLAVFVWGSSWERTSRTNLFRSVKNGGLGLAHLFIRQIVSRFVFLRDQNDPFLLTMFQTRLSEAIPEFVVSSHRCSQGRARGFLKEVVLAFQLLKVRFSMEYLSRVPRKRLYKDLVDTMLPVPLYRSMFCIGPEKDVLKRVKRMPVRPSVKSFFFQLHTNTLPVKPWLDEKGLSVPWSVNCLLCRKPETIEHIFLDCWDAVFHWDILQRTLKKDLPITPYGIRFLTTLNEDKVPYDMFMLVSLHSLWKTRMAVRHAEVNARPVREYFIESICHIKEKYNLQKEKPTWLSERVQPKPCGEEVPTFDGLRLMKCRQL, via the exons atgacaggcagtgctatcaactttgataaatccctaggggtatggatcggcaactgggaagaccatccgagtacgtttgcaaatatccgctggacagtcacgccggcaaagtacctgggggtgccgcttgagcactaccgtgacgccgttgattactggaatgccgaaactgaaagggttcgtgaaggtacacttaaatggggaggccgcaatttctctatgtttgctcgtgcgacagtgtgcaacctgtttgccgttgccaaaattttttacgtGCTCCAAGCGTTGTGCATGTCAAGGGCTAACATACAACGTTTACACAGAGTACTCGCAGTGTTTGTATGGGGTTCAAGCTGGGAGCGCACCAGTCGCACTAATCTCTTTCGTTCGGTTAAAAATGGAGGATTAGGTCTGGCACATTTGTTCATTAGGCAGATTGTGTCGCGGTTTGTTTTCCTACgggaccaaaatgacccatttttattaactatgtttcagacaaggctgagcgaagctatacctgagtttgttgtatcgtcacatcggtgcagtcaaggcagagcgcgtggtttcctaaaagaggtagtcttggcgtttcagctgttaaaggttcggttctccatggaatacctaagtagggtaccacgaaagcgcttatataaggacctggtagacacaatgttgccggtgccattgtatcgctcgatgttctgcattggacctgaaaaggacgtactaaaaagagtaaaacgaatgccagtacgcccatcggtaaagtccttctttttccagctccacaccaatactttacctgtgaaaccgtggctagatgaaaaaggtctttccgtgccttggagcgtcaactgtttactatgccggaaacccgaaacaatagaacacatttttctagactgctgggatgctgtgttccattgggacatattacagagaacactaaagaaggacttgccgattacaccatatgggattcgtttcttgactactctaaatgaagacaaagtaccctatgatatgttcatgctggtgtccttacatagcttatggaaaactagaatggccgtgagacatgccgaagtaaatgcccggcctgttagagaatacttcattgaaagcatttgtcatattaaggaaaagtataatttgcaaaaagaaaaaccaacatggctcagt GAGAGAGTGCAGCCGAAGCCTTGTGGGGAAGAAGTGCCCACCTTCGACGGCCTTCGTctgatgaagtgccgccagctgTAG